The Candidatus Omnitrophota bacterium genome includes a window with the following:
- a CDS encoding helix-turn-helix domain-containing protein, whose translation MMRLPRSFTDEQRKELRESLKNAKSKDEYLRIQCVWLLALLNLTPYQIAETLGLSVSRVKQIQGRYFREGMQALLDCSLCGRRR comes from the coding sequence ATGATGAGACTGCCGCGATCCTTTACGGACGAACAACGAAAGGAATTGAGGGAAAGCCTAAAGAACGCGAAGAGCAAAGATGAGTATTTGCGCATTCAATGCGTATGGCTGTTAGCGTTATTGAACCTGACGCCGTATCAAATCGCCGAGACTCTAGGGTTGAGCGTCAGCCGGGTCAAACAAATTCAGGGAAGATATTTCCGCGAGGGAATGCAAGCGTTGCTAGATTGCAGTCTCTGCGGTCGGCGGCGATAA
- a CDS encoding cohesin domain-containing protein produces the protein MRYNSNSKFFSLWLAAIIIIGFGLPAVADVPILTFNGNAGNVNSVAFSPDGTKILTGYDDSTVKLWDANTGALIRNFSGHTALVYSVKFSPDGTKILSGGRDWTAKLWDISTGQTIRTFSWHNNWIVSVDYSPDGTKVVTCSTDMTAKLGDVNTGQLIRTFSGHSNYLCAVLFSPDGSKVLTGSDDRTAKLWDANTGQEIRTFSGHSDWVGSLAFSLDGTKILTGSADHTAKLWNTNTGQLIRTFTEPNIVRSVAFSPDGTKVLTGGSDQISKLWDISTGQLVHTYSGHTTYVLSVAFSPDGSKILTGGGDGLAKLWDINLPLKITSPNGGEVWQPGIMKNIVYSATSSITSVSLALSLNAGATWNSITASTPASGTYAWSIPYASSTQCLIAVGDAASATTCDISDNCFTIQLPLFYILDNFNDGAINSTYWTTLGSVSESGGVLTTTGRGYLVTRDQFDPSPSNPIRIEFDWLMQTYNELGGTAIVYTRADGTNAAPYNEAQNGLGCTFYVENDNSVIKTSGFVEQNGATQTFANGQIAKPSGSYAHLLITDDGTNVTFSVNGTQVWVFSNGFNPLTNFIQLSGGEGNSGQFDNYRIWGTPSIQTRLVSPNGGEVWHSGTTHDIVCSASPTISSVTLEYSINAGTSWNTIVTFYPTASLPYSWQIPDVSSNQCLIKASYGNNNYANNNFDVSDNNFTINPAQLKILSPNGGEVCQAGTHNSIVYAATGIASVSISYSVDAGVSWIPLSASTAANGAYTWFLPDVSSTTCLVKIANASDGVAIDESDGYFSIKPRYIYAMAGNGTYGYSGDGGLATSATLGNQPDGVCADAAGNLYIADMYNNRIRMVNPSGIITTVAGNGTYGYSGDGGPATSASFKNPSGVFVEAMGNLYIADSYNSRIRMVNLSGIITTIAGNGTWGYSGDGGPAVSASLYIPDGICVDATGNLYIADYYNNRIRMVNPSGIITTVAGNGTSGNSGDGGPATSASLSRPTSVCVDASGNLYIADSHNSRIRMVNLSGIITTIAGNGTWGYSGDGGPAVSASLYIPNGICMDATGNLYISTNNRIRMVNACGIITNIAGTGVGGYIDAYNGDGGPAINALLYFPQGICLNPAGNLYISDIHSIRKMTYESLSLQIVSPNGGETWQAGTTHNIAYSAKNYYSVIASVSMSYSIDNGTSWNLIAAPVLLSGSYSWTIPNTPSTACMVKISSVTDDSIIDVSDNNFTISSSFDNPTLTLEPTNINVYRGQEVEIAARVSDASGIVGYRLALDYDPSKITYVPGSATKMGTLTESGWYSLIVNNATASNQLIFTCASAGSSLPSVSGALMKFRLLVNSALPDFTTMTVSYNASLTSLNEDAIAVDLQSWNATVLGANHAPYFTKGPDQTVSEDCGPQAVINWATNIAAGPAYESYQALTFIMETNNPSLFSATPAVSATGTLTYTPALNANGVAWVTATLHDDGGVANGGVDSSTPQTFVITVDAVNDAPTLAAISNPLPIYEDSGVQSVTLASIGDGDPEIVQPLIVSATSSNLSLIPSVTVAYASPNDYGSLLYASALNANGSATITVTVTDTGGGAPPNVNMVTRSFIVTVIPVNDEPTMNAISDPAAILEDATEQTVLLSGIGDGDPELSQILILSASSSAPALIPSVTVEYTSPQSTATLRYKPLPNANGVAVIMLKLQDDGGAAPPDDNVLYRNFNVTVTPVNDAPSFIAGATVEVLNATAGFTHTFVNWATAISAGPPDEASQTRTFLTLNDQNILFASQPVINATGTLTFTPAAGAHGVVNVSTSLYDNGGLANGGVNSSATATFKIVMQVPYLWGDLNDNLIVGSVDAYLLLQYDISLIDSFPGYPPAQYPEYVYPINPLGFPPAADVNWDGEAGTWDASLVLQYYALLLPHFPADTNQNDWGPDEHQSGKAASRGRGNAGRTLSAIAAPNGDSWTLTFSIDEAAELCGLRLALRYDPESLEVDEDNVNWLNPEAGLLLTNEQNPGLLLIGGALSQPMAGGASALITVPMKRKSAEAKALWIGVDSTLTRLNDGQLPLAPNSAKFINLSGDTNVQDWMLH, from the coding sequence ATGCGTTACAATTCCAATTCGAAGTTTTTTTCATTATGGTTGGCTGCAATTATAATCATTGGCTTTGGACTGCCTGCTGTTGCCGACGTACCCATCCTTACCTTTAATGGTAATGCTGGGAATGTTAACTCCGTAGCGTTTTCGCCGGATGGGACTAAGATTTTAACTGGATATGATGATTCGACAGTGAAGTTATGGGATGCGAATACGGGCGCTTTAATTCGCAATTTCTCAGGACATACCGCCCTAGTTTATTCCGTAAAATTTTCTCCAGACGGAACAAAAATCCTTTCAGGAGGTAGGGATTGGACGGCGAAATTGTGGGATATTAGTACAGGACAAACAATCCGTACTTTTTCTTGGCATAATAATTGGATAGTATCTGTTGATTATTCGCCGGATGGAACAAAAGTAGTTACTTGCAGCACTGATATGACCGCTAAGTTAGGAGATGTGAACACAGGGCAATTAATACGAACTTTTTCTGGTCATTCCAATTATTTATGCGCTGTCTTGTTTTCACCTGACGGATCAAAAGTATTGACGGGAAGCGATGATCGAACGGCAAAATTGTGGGATGCTAATACGGGTCAAGAAATCCGCACTTTTTCTGGACATTCCGATTGGGTTGGTTCTTTGGCATTTTCGCTGGATGGAACAAAGATACTAACTGGAAGCGCGGATCATACCGCCAAGTTATGGAATACAAATACCGGTCAATTAATTCGGACCTTCACCGAACCAAACATAGTACGTTCAGTTGCTTTCTCTCCAGATGGGACAAAGGTGTTAACGGGGGGCAGCGATCAAATATCAAAACTATGGGATATTTCAACGGGACAATTAGTCCATACTTATTCCGGCCACACTACCTACGTCCTTTCCGTAGCATTTTCTCCCGATGGTTCCAAGATATTAACTGGAGGCGGAGATGGTTTGGCGAAATTATGGGATATTAATCTTCCTTTAAAAATTACTTCCCCCAACGGCGGCGAGGTTTGGCAGCCAGGGATAATGAAGAACATCGTCTATTCTGCTACATCATCGATCACCTCTGTGAGTTTGGCATTAAGTTTAAACGCTGGAGCGACATGGAATTCGATCACGGCATCGACGCCTGCAAGCGGTACTTATGCCTGGTCCATTCCCTACGCTTCTTCCACGCAATGTCTCATTGCTGTAGGCGATGCCGCTTCTGCAACGACTTGCGACATAAGCGATAATTGTTTTACTATCCAACTCCCTCTCTTTTATATTCTCGATAACTTTAATGACGGCGCTATTAACTCCACCTACTGGACGACATTGGGGAGCGTGTCTGAATCTGGAGGCGTGTTGACTACAACAGGGCGCGGATACTTAGTAACCAGGGATCAATTCGATCCATCGCCAAGCAATCCTATTAGGATCGAGTTCGATTGGTTAATGCAAACATATAATGAATTAGGAGGAACGGCGATTGTTTATACGCGGGCGGACGGAACGAATGCGGCCCCTTATAACGAAGCGCAAAATGGATTGGGTTGCACTTTTTATGTGGAAAATGACAATAGCGTAATCAAAACCAGCGGATTCGTTGAACAAAATGGCGCCACGCAAACCTTCGCAAATGGACAAATAGCAAAACCATCAGGCTCGTATGCTCATTTGTTGATCACGGATGATGGAACGAATGTAACATTCAGCGTCAATGGAACGCAGGTTTGGGTATTTTCCAATGGTTTCAATCCATTAACGAACTTCATTCAATTAAGCGGCGGAGAAGGCAATAGTGGTCAATTCGACAACTATAGAATTTGGGGGACTCCATCCATTCAAACGCGGCTTGTTTCCCCCAATGGTGGGGAAGTTTGGCATTCGGGGACGACGCATGACATCGTATGCTCGGCCTCGCCAACCATTTCAAGCGTTACGTTGGAATATAGCATAAACGCAGGAACGTCATGGAATACGATTGTTACTTTCTATCCGACCGCCAGTCTGCCCTACTCCTGGCAGATTCCCGATGTGTCGTCAAACCAATGTCTTATTAAAGCCAGCTATGGTAATAATAACTATGCTAATAATAATTTCGACGTAAGCGATAACAATTTCACGATTAATCCTGCACAACTGAAAATTTTATCTCCCAACGGCGGCGAGGTTTGCCAGGCGGGGACTCATAACTCCATCGTTTACGCGGCGACGGGGATCGCATCCGTTAGCATCAGTTACAGCGTCGATGCTGGCGTTTCTTGGATTCCCCTTTCCGCTTCGACGGCGGCGAATGGCGCGTACACGTGGTTTTTGCCCGATGTTTCATCCACAACGTGCCTTGTGAAGATCGCTAATGCATCCGATGGCGTTGCGATTGATGAGAGCGATGGATATTTTTCCATAAAGCCAAGATACATTTACGCTATGGCGGGAAATGGAACTTATGGCTACAGCGGCGATGGCGGCCTTGCCACCAGCGCTACTTTGGGAAACCAACCAGACGGCGTATGCGCGGACGCGGCGGGCAATCTATATATTGCCGATATGTATAATAACCGTATACGGATGGTGAATCCCAGCGGCATTATCACCACGGTGGCGGGAAATGGAACTTATGGATACAGCGGCGATGGCGGTCCCGCCACGAGCGCTTCTTTTAAAAACCCATCTGGCGTATTTGTTGAAGCTATGGGCAATCTCTATATTGCCGATTCGTATAATAGCCGTATTCGGATGGTGAATCTAAGCGGCATTATTACCACAATAGCGGGAAATGGAACTTGGGGCTACAGCGGCGATGGCGGCCCCGCTGTGAGCGCTTCACTGTATATTCCTGATGGCATATGCGTGGACGCGACGGGAAATCTCTATATTGCGGATTATTATAATAATCGAATACGAATGGTGAATCCAAGCGGCATTATCACCACGGTAGCGGGAAATGGAACTTCTGGAAACAGCGGCGACGGCGGCCCCGCCACGAGCGCTTCTTTGAGTCGGCCAACTAGCGTATGCGTAGATGCTTCGGGAAATCTCTATATTGCCGATTCGCATAATAGCCGTATACGGATGGTGAATCTAAGCGGCATTATTACCACAATAGCGGGAAATGGAACTTGGGGCTACAGCGGCGATGGCGGCCCCGCTGTGAGCGCTTCACTGTATATTCCTAATGGCATATGCATGGACGCGACGGGAAATCTCTATATTTCGACGAATAATAGGATACGGATGGTGAATGCATGCGGAATCATCACTAACATAGCAGGAACTGGAGTCGGTGGATACATCGATGCATACAATGGCGATGGCGGTCCCGCCATAAATGCTCTTTTATATTTCCCACAAGGCATTTGTTTAAACCCAGCTGGCAATCTCTATATATCGGATATTCACAGTATAAGGAAGATGACATATGAATCCCTCTCCTTACAAATCGTCTCTCCCAACGGCGGGGAAACATGGCAAGCAGGTACGACGCACAACATTGCCTATTCCGCTAAAAATTATTATTCCGTTATTGCTTCTGTGAGTATGTCGTATAGTATAGACAATGGAACGTCATGGAATCTCATCGCTGCTCCTGTTCTCCTTAGCGGCAGCTATTCATGGACAATTCCTAATACTCCTTCAACGGCGTGCATGGTGAAAATATCAAGCGTTACCGATGATTCTATTATTGATGTAAGCGATAACAATTTCACAATTTCGTCATCATTTGATAATCCCACCCTCACCCTAGAACCGACAAATATCAACGTCTACCGAGGGCAGGAGGTGGAGATCGCGGCGCGGGTATCGGACGCTTCGGGGATTGTGGGGTATCGGCTGGCTTTGGATTACGATCCTAGTAAAATAACTTACGTTCCCGGCTCGGCGACGAAGATGGGGACTTTGACCGAAAGCGGCTGGTACAGCCTGATCGTCAACAACGCCACGGCGTCGAATCAGTTGATCTTTACTTGCGCCAGCGCCGGGTCGTCCCTGCCTTCCGTCAGCGGGGCGTTGATGAAATTCCGCCTGCTTGTCAATAGCGCGCTGCCCGACTTCACGACGATGACAGTGTCTTACAACGCCTCCTTGACCAGTCTCAACGAGGACGCCATCGCCGTCGATTTGCAGAGTTGGAACGCGACGGTTCTCGGCGCCAACCATGCGCCCTACTTTACCAAAGGTCCCGATCAAACCGTCTCGGAAGACTGCGGGCCGCAAGCGGTCATTAATTGGGCGACTAACATTGCAGCGGGACCGGCTTATGAATCCTACCAGGCGCTTACATTCATTATGGAGACTAACAATCCATCGCTGTTTTCGGCCACGCCCGCCGTCAGCGCCACGGGAACGCTTACCTATACTCCCGCGCTCAACGCCAACGGCGTCGCTTGGGTTACCGCCACACTGCATGACGACGGCGGAGTCGCCAACGGCGGCGTGGATTCATCCACGCCCCAAACCTTCGTCATCACGGTGGATGCAGTGAACGATGCTCCCACGCTGGCGGCGATTTCCAATCCGCTACCCATCTATGAAGACTCCGGCGTGCAGTCGGTAACGCTGGCCTCCATCGGTGACGGCGATCCCGAAATCGTGCAACCTCTGATCGTATCGGCCACCTCCAGCAACCTCAGCCTTATCCCCAGCGTCACCGTGGCCTATGCGTCGCCCAACGATTACGGCAGCCTGCTCTACGCTTCCGCACTCAACGCCAACGGCTCGGCGACGATCACCGTCACGGTGACGGATACGGGCGGCGGCGCTCCGCCCAACGTCAATATGGTCACCCGCTCCTTTATCGTGACCGTAATTCCGGTGAACGACGAGCCGACTATGAATGCCATTTCCGATCCCGCCGCCATTCTCGAAGACGCCACCGAGCAGACTGTTCTTCTCAGCGGCATCGGCGACGGCGATCCCGAATTGAGCCAAATCCTGATCCTGTCGGCTTCCTCGAGCGCTCCCGCGCTCATCCCCAGCGTTACGGTGGAATATACCTCGCCGCAAAGCACGGCCACGCTGCGCTATAAGCCGCTGCCCAATGCCAACGGCGTCGCTGTCATTATGTTAAAACTGCAAGACGACGGCGGTGCGGCTCCTCCCGACGACAACGTCCTCTACCGCAATTTCAACGTAACGGTAACGCCGGTGAACGATGCGCCGTCGTTCATTGCCGGGGCGACGGTGGAGGTGCTCAACGCCACGGCGGGCTTCACCCATACATTTGTTAACTGGGCGACAGCCATCTCGGCGGGACCGCCCGACGAGGCGTCGCAAACCCGAACCTTCCTGACGCTGAACGATCAAAACATCCTGTTCGCGTCGCAGCCAGTCATTAACGCCACAGGAACGCTGACCTTCACGCCCGCGGCAGGAGCGCACGGCGTGGTCAACGTTTCGACGTCGTTATACGATAACGGCGGCCTGGCGAATGGCGGCGTCAATTCCTCCGCCACGGCGACGTTCAAGATCGTGATGCAGGTTCCTTACTTGTGGGGCGACCTCAACGACAACCTCATCGTAGGCTCGGTGGACGCCTACCTCTTGTTGCAATACGATATCAGCCTGATCGACAGCTTCCCCGGTTATCCCCCGGCGCAGTATCCCGAATACGTTTATCCCATCAATCCGCTGGGCTTCCCCCCGGCGGCGGATGTCAACTGGGACGGCGAGGCGGGAACGTGGGACGCTTCGCTGGTGTTGCAATACTACGCGCTGCTGCTCCCCCATTTCCCAGCGGATACGAACCAAAATGATTGGGGTCCGGATGAACATCAATCGGGCAAAGCGGCGTCTCGCGGACGAGGCAACGCGGGGCGAACACTCTCGGCTATCGCCGCGCCCAACGGCGATTCGTGGACGCTGACCTTCTCCATCGACGAAGCGGCGGAACTGTGCGGGCTAAGGTTGGCGCTGCGCTACGATCCCGAAAGTTTGGAAGTGGACGAGGATAACGTCAACTGGCTAAATCCCGAAGCGGGTCTGCTGCTAACTAACGAACAAAACCCCGGCTTGTTATTAATCGGCGGCGCATTGAGCCAACCGATGGCGGGAGGCGCAAGCGCACTCATTACCGTGCCCATGAAGCGTAAAAGCGCCGAAGCCAAAGCCCTGTGGATCGGCGTAGACTCCACCCTCACGCGCTTGAACGACGGCCAGCTGCCGCTCGCGCCCAACAGCGCCAAGTTCATTAACCTGTCAGGCGACACTAATGTGCAGGATTGGATGCTGCACTAA
- a CDS encoding PTS sugar transporter subunit IIA codes for MQLNVHEVSQLLSVSDKTIYRWVSQGEIPAYKFKDQYRFNEAEILEWAVIRKINISPKLFETPEAKNFVNPSLAEVLRNGGIFFRLEGTDFRSAVGSLIKALPLFDETVRQFLLESYWAREELNSTAIGDGIAIPHSRVRVVPYIVRPMAALGFLEEPVDFKALDGQPVRILFTVLSPYLQAHLHVLSRFLLALRDAGFREALRKQELRETILSHCRRIDESIDRAKNPN; via the coding sequence ATGCAGTTGAACGTCCACGAGGTTTCGCAATTACTAAGCGTCTCGGATAAAACGATTTATCGCTGGGTGAGCCAGGGCGAAATCCCCGCCTACAAATTTAAAGATCAATATCGTTTCAACGAAGCGGAAATTCTGGAATGGGCGGTTATCCGGAAAATCAATATCTCGCCAAAGCTATTCGAAACGCCGGAAGCGAAGAATTTCGTAAATCCATCGCTCGCCGAAGTATTGCGGAATGGCGGTATATTTTTTCGGTTGGAAGGAACCGATTTTCGATCGGCGGTCGGGTCTCTTATTAAAGCGCTGCCGCTTTTCGATGAAACGGTGCGGCAATTTCTGTTGGAAAGTTACTGGGCACGCGAAGAACTCAACTCGACGGCGATCGGCGATGGGATCGCCATTCCCCATTCGCGCGTTCGCGTGGTTCCTTATATCGTGCGTCCTATGGCGGCCCTTGGATTTCTAGAAGAACCCGTCGATTTCAAAGCCTTGGATGGCCAGCCCGTCCGGATATTGTTCACGGTGTTAAGTCCCTATTTGCAGGCCCATCTGCATGTTCTTTCCCGTTTTCTGTTGGCTTTGAGGGACGCTGGCTTCCGAGAGGCTCTTCGCAAACAGGAATTGCGGGAAACGATATTGAGCCATTGCCGCCGCATCGACGAAAGTATTGACCGCGCAAAGAATCCGAATTAG
- a CDS encoding PTS sugar transporter subunit IIA: MQYTVQDAARLLNVSEETIYRFIREEHFPAVQFNDRYHINRQRLIEWAHERHLPLVVEMEERLPSLDSALAAGDVLHHVEGETKRDVLRAVTERMPLPESVDREFLFEMIWSREQLGSTGFGKGIAIPHARRPIMLDAERSSMTVAFLKKPVDFHAADGQPVSVLFLLVTSTIRLHLHLLARLGNALNDGEFLRLIRTQSDKEALLARLHELEYSPKNPVSFS; this comes from the coding sequence ATGCAATACACGGTTCAAGATGCCGCTCGACTTTTGAATGTTTCGGAAGAGACCATTTATCGTTTCATACGCGAGGAGCATTTCCCCGCCGTTCAGTTTAACGATCGCTATCATATCAACCGCCAACGTCTCATCGAATGGGCGCATGAGCGCCATCTACCTCTCGTTGTCGAAATGGAAGAGCGTTTGCCGTCGTTGGATAGCGCGCTCGCCGCAGGCGATGTTTTGCATCATGTCGAGGGAGAAACGAAGCGTGATGTTCTACGGGCGGTTACGGAGCGTATGCCGCTTCCCGAGAGCGTAGACCGCGAGTTTCTTTTCGAGATGATCTGGTCTCGCGAACAATTAGGCTCCACCGGTTTTGGAAAAGGCATCGCGATTCCTCACGCCCGGCGTCCCATCATGCTGGATGCGGAGCGTTCCTCCATGACAGTGGCGTTCCTCAAAAAGCCGGTGGATTTCCATGCGGCGGATGGACAGCCGGTGAGCGTTCTCTTTTTGCTGGTAACCTCCACAATCCGCCTACACCTGCATTTGTTGGCTAGGTTAGGGAACGCCTTGAACGACGGCGAGTTTCTGCGGTTGATTCGGACGCAATCGGATAAAGAAGCTTTGCTGGCAAGGTTGCATGAGTTGGAGTATTCCCCAAAGAATCCTGTTTCTTTCTCCTGA
- a CDS encoding proton-conducting transporter membrane subunit, with product MIGPCFLISWSVLAASGVPSLFMSRERNAGQWTAFIMNVIGSAAGLYASFAVLLTRTEIAWSFSWTMPGGPLLLTIDALSAAFMIPVLLLSALNSLYGLAYWKQSENPGNGRQLRFYYGIMAAAMLALTAARHGVFFLIAWEIMALSGYFLLTAQDDDEKAREAGWIYFVAAHFSTLVLFAFFALYGAAHGSLIMERIGGGTIDSSTANALFLLALLGFGVKAGLFPVHGWLPPAHANAPSHISAFFSGVFIKMGVYGVIRAAWMFSDPPVWWGMLVLALGMTSGLLGVIYAIGQHDIKRLLAYHSIENIGIIFLGVGLGLIGIHYRQNALVALGFAGAVLHVWNHGLFKSLLFLSAGSAIHAVHTREIDRLGGLAKRMPWTSLGFLIGAAAISGLPPLNGFVSELAIYLGLFHSLHTAASPSLGMAVLSIASLAFIGGLAAACFVKVYGIVFLGEPRTPSAQQAKESSLFMTVPLMVLVFFCFAIGLFPILVTPLLDSVVTLWSGDVEPLARLVPLKGLTAIGVVLCLAIFTALLYLRKVRNLFPHEEIGTWDCGYVRPQARMQYTASSFAQMIVDFFGWILWPVKKEPVLRELFPEASSFHSRVPDAIMDRGILPFFRILSNWIESLKAFQSGILQVYILYIFLTLFILLIFI from the coding sequence ATGATCGGGCCGTGTTTTTTGATATCGTGGTCGGTTTTAGCCGCCAGCGGCGTTCCTTCTTTGTTCATGTCTCGCGAGCGGAATGCGGGACAATGGACGGCGTTTATCATGAACGTCATCGGCTCGGCGGCGGGTTTGTACGCTTCCTTCGCGGTTTTGCTGACCAGAACGGAAATAGCTTGGAGTTTTTCTTGGACGATGCCAGGAGGACCGCTTCTGCTAACGATCGACGCTCTTTCCGCGGCATTCATGATTCCCGTCTTACTGCTATCGGCGTTGAATTCTCTTTATGGATTGGCGTATTGGAAGCAAAGCGAAAATCCGGGAAATGGCCGCCAACTGCGTTTCTACTACGGCATAATGGCCGCGGCCATGCTGGCTTTAACCGCAGCTCGTCACGGCGTCTTTTTTCTCATCGCCTGGGAAATCATGGCTTTGTCCGGTTATTTTTTGTTAACCGCGCAGGATGACGACGAGAAGGCAAGGGAAGCGGGTTGGATCTATTTCGTCGCCGCGCATTTTAGCACGCTGGTCCTATTCGCGTTTTTCGCTCTGTACGGAGCGGCGCATGGATCGTTGATTATGGAACGCATCGGCGGGGGGACGATCGATTCTTCTACCGCCAATGCTTTATTTTTGCTGGCGTTGTTGGGTTTTGGCGTTAAAGCGGGTTTATTTCCCGTTCACGGCTGGCTGCCTCCCGCCCATGCGAACGCTCCCAGCCATATCTCCGCCTTCTTTTCCGGCGTATTCATCAAGATGGGAGTTTATGGCGTCATACGGGCGGCTTGGATGTTTTCGGATCCGCCGGTTTGGTGGGGAATGTTGGTTCTCGCGTTGGGGATGACTTCGGGATTGTTGGGCGTAATTTACGCCATCGGACAGCACGATATCAAACGATTGCTGGCTTATCACAGCATCGAAAATATAGGAATTATTTTTCTCGGCGTAGGATTGGGATTGATCGGAATTCATTATCGGCAGAATGCCTTGGTTGCGCTGGGTTTTGCGGGAGCGGTTCTGCATGTCTGGAATCACGGATTATTCAAGTCGCTGCTTTTTTTATCCGCCGGTTCTGCGATTCATGCTGTGCATACTCGCGAAATCGACCGACTCGGCGGACTGGCGAAACGAATGCCTTGGACTTCCCTTGGATTTCTGATTGGAGCGGCGGCCATTAGCGGATTGCCGCCCTTGAATGGTTTTGTCAGCGAACTGGCGATTTACCTTGGACTTTTTCATTCTCTTCATACTGCCGCGTCTCCTTCCCTTGGCATGGCAGTCCTGTCGATCGCGTCTCTGGCCTTTATCGGCGGATTGGCCGCCGCCTGTTTCGTCAAAGTCTATGGGATTGTCTTTTTAGGCGAGCCGCGCACTCCATCCGCGCAGCAAGCCAAGGAATCAAGTCTCTTCATGACGGTTCCACTGATGGTATTGGTTTTCTTCTGTTTCGCCATTGGTTTATTTCCCATTCTTGTTACTCCGCTGCTGGATTCCGTCGTTACTTTGTGGAGCGGAGATGTCGAACCATTGGCTAGGCTCGTCCCGTTGAAGGGACTGACTGCGATCGGCGTCGTCCTTTGTCTTGCGATTTTTACGGCGCTTCTCTATTTGAGAAAAGTACGAAATTTATTCCCCCACGAGGAGATTGGAACTTGGGATTGCGGATATGTTCGTCCCCAAGCGCGAATGCAATATACCGCCTCATCGTTCGCGCAAATGATCGTCGACTTCTTCGGATGGATTCTTTGGCCGGTTAAAAAAGAACCCGTCCTTCGCGAACTTTTTCCGGAAGCGAGTTCTTTCCACAGCCGCGTTCCCGATGCGATTATGGATCGAGGGATTCTGCCGTTCTTTCGTATTCTTTCCAATTGGATCGAATCGTTGAAGGCGTTTCAAAGCGGGATATTGCAGGTCTATATACTCTACATTTTTCTGACGCTGTTTATTCTCTTGATTTTTATTTGA
- a CDS encoding NADH-quinone oxidoreductase subunit H, which yields MRIMQILQALILLAAPPLGIGIVNKTKAWFAGRRGPSLFQLYYDLFKLFRKGMAISKTTTGIFFIGAASCLATPLLAGLMVPLGFPSAAVSFQGDLFVFAYLLGLGRFLTAAAALDTGSSFEGMGASRELTFSSLGEPAFFLGFIVLAMITGSISFTEIFSGLSKPPDMTTSAILLLAASWLIVLLAENCRIPFDDPNTHLELTMIHEVMVLDHSGPALGFILYGAAIKLFIMASLLVDVILIVLPVTVWIKWLAYAAGILLLYAGIGVIESIMARLKLVNVPKLLISSILLSGFAVVLLLR from the coding sequence ATGCGAATTATGCAAATATTACAAGCGCTTATCCTGTTAGCCGCTCCTCCTTTGGGGATTGGAATCGTCAATAAAACCAAGGCTTGGTTCGCAGGCCGGCGCGGGCCATCCCTGTTTCAACTCTATTACGATCTGTTCAAGTTGTTTCGCAAAGGGATGGCCATCAGCAAAACGACAACCGGGATTTTTTTTATAGGCGCGGCATCATGTTTAGCGACTCCTTTGTTGGCGGGTCTGATGGTCCCATTGGGTTTTCCCTCGGCGGCGGTTTCTTTTCAAGGCGATCTATTCGTTTTCGCGTATTTGCTCGGATTGGGCCGCTTTTTGACGGCGGCGGCGGCGTTGGATACCGGCTCGTCGTTCGAAGGGATGGGCGCATCGCGCGAATTGACCTTTTCCTCACTGGGAGAACCGGCGTTTTTCTTGGGTTTCATTGTTTTAGCCATGATTACGGGTTCGATTTCCTTTACGGAAATTTTTTCGGGACTTTCGAAACCGCCGGATATGACCACCAGCGCGATTTTGCTGCTCGCGGCCAGTTGGTTAATTGTTCTCCTGGCTGAAAACTGCCGCATTCCTTTCGACGATCCTAACACGCATTTGGAACTAACCATGATTCACGAAGTCATGGTTCTCGATCACAGCGGCCCGGCGCTTGGTTTCATTCTCTACGGCGCGGCCATCAAATTATTCATCATGGCGTCGTTATTGGTTGACGTCATACTCATCGTTCTGCCTGTAACGGTGTGGATTAAATGGCTGGCCTACGCAGCGGGGATTTTATTGTTATATGCCGGAATTGGCGTCATCGAATCCATCATGGCGCGTTTGAAATTGGTTAATGTTCCCAAATTGCTGATTTCGTCCATTCTCTTGTCGGGATTCGCCGTAGTATTGCTATTGAGGTGA